The Helianthus annuus cultivar XRQ/B chromosome 16, HanXRQr2.0-SUNRISE, whole genome shotgun sequence genome includes a window with the following:
- the LOC110916961 gene encoding uncharacterized protein LOC110916961 isoform X2: protein MFVYAWTDKCRNFGQRTTNRVESQHANLKRYITRGSSLERIARCIIDIVETQYDEIQKSFTESIEKTMNHHRHRMLDNLRGKVSHEALDLLEKELLRKMDVLRKLNASCGCHMWLSKGLPCACRLENYTRTGRIIQLDEIDVFWRKLDLLPCKLVDEEVDIVAELNNVRQHLEAQSPVQQKSMLSKIKAVFTPKSSTKKPPIVQQNTRGRPTSKKVQERLDEAARLDQAARYSSCGEDSNVITASPKHRYDLPRHSSYVPSEGSRGTGSFVKSEKPKMQPNSSTSSKKKETRDDKVFPLIKGDEHLLCIKRFKNQIPSEFRSYISRIQDVTPDGHCGYRSVAVGLGFTEHAWPNIRRDLLLEIDHNKPRWKHVFETYNEGDFKRIRICTR, encoded by the exons ATGTTCGTTTATGCGTGGACCGATAAGTGTCGCAACTTTGGTCAGCGCACCAccaacagagttgagagccagcACGCAAATTTAAAAAGATACATTACGCGCGGGAGTTCATTGGAGCGAATAGCAAGATGCATCATTGATATAGTTGAAACTCAGTACGATGAAATACAAAAAAGTTTCACTGAGAGCATCGAAAAAACGATGAACCACCACAGACACCGAATGTTGGACAACCTACGTGGAAAGGTTTCCCATGAAGCACTTGATTTGCTGGAAAAAGagctactgaggaagatggatgtgTTGCGGAAACTTAACGCATCATGTGGTTGCCATATGTGGCTTAGCAAAGGATTGCCGTGTGCTTGTAGGCTGGAAAACTACACACGTAcag GGCGTATAATACAACTCGACGAGATAGATGTATTCTGGCGTAAGCTTGACTTGCTCCCTTGTAAACTGGTAGACGAGGAGGTCGATATTGTAGCAGAGCTCAATAATGTGCGGCAACATTTAGAGGCGCAGTCCCCCGTTCAGCAAAAGAGTATGCTTTCAAAGATAAAAGCGGTTTTCACCCCGAAATCGTCAACCAAGAAACCACCGATCGTCCAGCAAAACACTCGCGGTCGGCCTACTTCAAAGAAAGTACAAGAAAGGCTAGATGAAGCTGCGAGGTTAGACCAAGCTGCGAGATACAGCTCCTGTGGCGAGGACAGCAACGTAATTACCGCTTCCCCCAAGCATAGGTACGATTTACCCCGACACAGCTCATACGTACCGTCAGAGGGCTCTCGTGGAACTGGTTCGTTTGTGaagtctgaaaaacctaaaatgcAACCAAACAGTtcaacaagttctaaaaagaagGAGACGAGGGATGATAAGGTTTTTCCATTAATAAAGGGGGACGAGCACTTGTTATGCATTAAGAGGTTTAAGAATCAAATTCCATCAGAGTTTCGCTCTTACATATCGCGTATACAAGATGTGACCCCAGACGGTCATTGTGGGTACAGGTCTGTGGCTGTCGGGTTAGGTTTTACGGAACACGCATGGCCCAATATTCGAAGAGATTTACTGCTGGAGATTGACCATAACAAACCGCGTTGGAAGCATGTATTCGAAACATATAACGAAGGAGACTTTAAACGAATAC
- the LOC110916961 gene encoding uncharacterized protein LOC110916961 isoform X1 → MFVYAWTDKCRNFGQRTTNRVESQHANLKRYITRGSSLERIARCIIDIVETQYDEIQKSFTESIEKTMNHHRHRMLDNLRGKVSHEALDLLEKELLRKMDVLRKLNASCGCHMWLSKGLPCACRLENYTRTGRIIQLDEIDVFWRKLDLLPCKLVDEEVDIVAELNNVRQHLEAQSPVQQKSMLSKIKAVFTPKSSTKKPPIVQQNTRGRPTSKKVQERLDEAARLDQAARYSSCGEDSNVITASPKHRYDLPRHSSYVPSEGSRGTGSFVKSEKPKMQPNSSTSSKKKETRDDKVFPLIKGDEHLLCIKRFKNQIPSEFRSYISRIQDVTPDGHCGYRSVAVGLGFTEHAWPNIRRDLLLEIDHNKPRWKHVFETYNEGDFKRIRKSIEWHSVKGCDQSHWMEMPQVGLLIAQRYNIVLHVLSIEWSSTIFPLTDAPLDPRPQAITLIHVHGGHFIHAKLEGDYPMPLVNPLWSAHRSIAAKRWEEMYTPRLEHYYELMHPKSDRDKDREPSLNVIED, encoded by the exons ATGTTCGTTTATGCGTGGACCGATAAGTGTCGCAACTTTGGTCAGCGCACCAccaacagagttgagagccagcACGCAAATTTAAAAAGATACATTACGCGCGGGAGTTCATTGGAGCGAATAGCAAGATGCATCATTGATATAGTTGAAACTCAGTACGATGAAATACAAAAAAGTTTCACTGAGAGCATCGAAAAAACGATGAACCACCACAGACACCGAATGTTGGACAACCTACGTGGAAAGGTTTCCCATGAAGCACTTGATTTGCTGGAAAAAGagctactgaggaagatggatgtgTTGCGGAAACTTAACGCATCATGTGGTTGCCATATGTGGCTTAGCAAAGGATTGCCGTGTGCTTGTAGGCTGGAAAACTACACACGTAcag GGCGTATAATACAACTCGACGAGATAGATGTATTCTGGCGTAAGCTTGACTTGCTCCCTTGTAAACTGGTAGACGAGGAGGTCGATATTGTAGCAGAGCTCAATAATGTGCGGCAACATTTAGAGGCGCAGTCCCCCGTTCAGCAAAAGAGTATGCTTTCAAAGATAAAAGCGGTTTTCACCCCGAAATCGTCAACCAAGAAACCACCGATCGTCCAGCAAAACACTCGCGGTCGGCCTACTTCAAAGAAAGTACAAGAAAGGCTAGATGAAGCTGCGAGGTTAGACCAAGCTGCGAGATACAGCTCCTGTGGCGAGGACAGCAACGTAATTACCGCTTCCCCCAAGCATAGGTACGATTTACCCCGACACAGCTCATACGTACCGTCAGAGGGCTCTCGTGGAACTGGTTCGTTTGTGaagtctgaaaaacctaaaatgcAACCAAACAGTtcaacaagttctaaaaagaagGAGACGAGGGATGATAAGGTTTTTCCATTAATAAAGGGGGACGAGCACTTGTTATGCATTAAGAGGTTTAAGAATCAAATTCCATCAGAGTTTCGCTCTTACATATCGCGTATACAAGATGTGACCCCAGACGGTCATTGTGGGTACAGGTCTGTGGCTGTCGGGTTAGGTTTTACGGAACACGCATGGCCCAATATTCGAAGAGATTTACTGCTGGAGATTGACCATAACAAACCGCGTTGGAAGCATGTATTCGAAACATATAACGAAGGAGACTTTAAACGAATACGTAAGAGCATCGAATGGCATTCAGTGAAAGGGTGCGATCAAAGTCACTGGATGGAAATGCCCCAGGTAGGGCTTCTCATAGCGCAAAGGTATAATATTGTCCTCCACGTGCTAAGCATTGAATGGAGCTCTACCATCTTCCCATTAACGGATGCCCCACTAGATCCACGACCTCAAGCGATAACGCTTATACATGTTCACGGGGGACACTTCATACATGCTAAGTTGGAAGGAGACTACCCCATGCCTTTAGTGAACCCGCTGTGGTCGGCACATCGATCAATAGCTGCGAAACGGTGGGAAGAAATGTATACACCGCGGTTAGAGCACTACTACGAGTTAATGCATCCTAAATCAGACCGAGACAAAGACAGAGAACCGAGTTTAAATGTTATCGAAGATTAA